The following coding sequences are from one Shewanella putrefaciens window:
- a CDS encoding aldehyde ferredoxin oxidoreductase produces MSDKIGGWAGKVLRVNLTTNHIWYEPINKYYDYIGGMGIGYKILWDNHKDNITATDPDNIIVFSAGPLTGSGVICTGRTTITSRSPVIEKHLIADGHFGGHFSPAMKFAGFDAIAIEGKASSPVWLKIVDDKVTIEPADALWGKGIFDTHAMIAQMMGPNAQVAAIGQAGENQVPLSVIMTQGGHSAGGHGSVMGSKNCKGIGIIGTGSVKIVANNEKMRALDDHILGIIGANNNGVVPSTPQSWAEYSAPISRWKARPGLKWGAADQEIELGEVPWNERNRIGFRTSMAESYIGVEYANKWMKRTGGCHSCPIRCFCELKVPELKSKYGRKTEHISNVCMGFLVPQYLMGTKNGTEAHAMAGALGAHILDDYGIWCNYGSISHLFKFLKTKDMFKHLLPEDEFNSIPWALWDNQDPAFLLDFYRRVAFKEGEISHMADGLYDLIKRWGLDGTNPALGYWDIHKESATKVFNKKTNAAVHHASETAGQVGTLINVVFNRDAQCHSHINIVNSGLPHDMTVAIAEKKWGEGAFDKVNWYTPINAAKIRFAKWSLVKNVLHDSLTLCNWMFPLLASPDKNRNYEGDSTIESQMFSLVTGIETTEAELDFKAERVLHLHRALTVLQMNESNMREEHDVLSDWVYDLNPDKNFGDQGTIKMDRADMQKALDMFYEAFGWDIQTGAPTRATLNKFGLGFVADRLAAKGLLPS; encoded by the coding sequence ATGAGTGATAAAATAGGCGGGTGGGCTGGTAAAGTCCTAAGAGTTAATTTAACAACTAATCATATATGGTATGAACCAATCAATAAATATTATGATTATATTGGTGGTATGGGCATAGGATATAAAATTCTATGGGACAATCATAAAGACAATATAACGGCAACTGACCCTGATAATATTATTGTATTTTCCGCAGGCCCATTAACGGGTTCAGGTGTTATTTGTACCGGACGAACAACCATTACTTCCCGTAGTCCCGTAATTGAAAAACATCTGATTGCTGATGGCCATTTTGGTGGGCATTTTTCACCTGCGATGAAATTTGCAGGCTTCGATGCCATTGCTATTGAAGGCAAAGCCAGCAGCCCTGTGTGGCTTAAAATTGTGGATGATAAGGTCACGATTGAACCTGCCGATGCCCTATGGGGTAAAGGCATATTTGATACCCATGCGATGATAGCACAAATGATGGGGCCTAATGCTCAGGTTGCCGCGATTGGTCAAGCAGGGGAAAACCAAGTACCACTTTCAGTGATAATGACGCAAGGCGGGCATTCAGCGGGTGGTCATGGCTCTGTTATGGGGTCTAAAAATTGTAAAGGGATCGGTATTATTGGTACTGGTTCGGTCAAAATTGTCGCTAACAATGAAAAAATGCGCGCATTAGATGACCATATTTTAGGGATTATCGGTGCCAATAATAACGGTGTTGTTCCTTCAACACCGCAATCGTGGGCCGAGTACTCAGCGCCTATCAGTCGTTGGAAGGCTAGACCAGGGCTCAAGTGGGGCGCTGCCGATCAAGAAATTGAATTAGGTGAAGTGCCATGGAACGAACGTAACCGTATCGGTTTCCGTACTTCGATGGCTGAAAGTTATATTGGTGTGGAATATGCCAATAAATGGATGAAGCGAACTGGTGGCTGTCATTCATGCCCTATTCGCTGTTTCTGTGAACTTAAAGTCCCTGAACTTAAGAGTAAATACGGCCGCAAAACCGAACACATATCCAACGTCTGTATGGGATTCCTTGTACCACAGTATTTAATGGGCACCAAAAATGGTACAGAAGCACACGCGATGGCGGGCGCTTTAGGGGCACATATTCTCGATGACTATGGTATTTGGTGTAACTATGGATCTATTTCTCATCTATTTAAATTCTTAAAAACAAAGGATATGTTTAAGCATTTATTACCTGAGGATGAATTTAACAGTATTCCTTGGGCACTTTGGGATAACCAAGATCCTGCTTTCTTACTTGATTTTTATCGCCGAGTGGCGTTTAAAGAAGGTGAAATCTCCCACATGGCTGACGGCTTATATGATTTGATTAAGCGTTGGGGATTAGATGGAACCAATCCCGCATTAGGTTACTGGGATATCCATAAAGAAAGTGCAACGAAAGTATTTAACAAGAAAACCAATGCAGCCGTGCACCATGCCAGTGAAACCGCGGGTCAGGTTGGTACGTTAATTAACGTGGTCTTTAACCGTGATGCCCAGTGCCATTCCCACATCAATATTGTTAACAGTGGTTTGCCACATGATATGACAGTGGCGATTGCCGAGAAAAAATGGGGTGAAGGTGCATTCGATAAGGTGAATTGGTATACCCCAATCAATGCGGCCAAGATCCGTTTTGCCAAATGGTCGCTGGTGAAAAACGTGTTACACGATTCGCTGACACTGTGTAACTGGATGTTCCCATTGTTGGCATCACCGGATAAGAATCGTAACTATGAGGGTGACAGCACTATCGAATCGCAGATGTTTAGTTTAGTGACAGGGATTGAAACCACTGAAGCTGAATTGGACTTTAAAGCGGAAAGAGTGCTGCATTTACACCGTGCTTTAACCGTATTGCAAATGAATGAAAGCAATATGCGCGAAGAGCATGATGTGCTCAGTGATTGGGTTTATGATTTGAATCCAGATAAAAACTTTGGCGATCAGGGCACCATCAAGATGGATCGTGCTGATATGCAAAAAGCACTGGATATGTTCTATGAAGCCTTTGGCTGGGATATTCAAACCGGAGCCCCGACTCGAGCGACGCTCAATAAGTTTGGCTTAGGGTTTGTAGCAGATAGATTAGCTGCAAAGGGCTTATTACCGAGTTGA
- a CDS encoding DJ-1/PfpI family protein, with translation MAKILIIAGDFVEDYELMVPFQALQMVGHQVTVVCPDKIAGQTIKTAIHDFEGDQTYSEKPGHLFALNGDFAKVSASDFDALLLPGGRAPEYLRLNPLVLNLVKAFSVQDKPMAAICHGAQLLTAADVVRGKKVSAYPACAPEVSQAGAEYCEIAVTAAITDGKLVTAPAWPAHPAWLAQFNKLLSV, from the coding sequence ATGGCAAAAATTTTGATCATCGCGGGTGATTTTGTCGAAGATTACGAGTTAATGGTGCCATTTCAGGCGTTGCAAATGGTAGGGCATCAAGTGACTGTTGTTTGCCCCGATAAAATAGCAGGACAAACGATTAAAACTGCAATTCATGATTTTGAAGGCGACCAAACCTATAGCGAAAAGCCAGGGCATCTCTTTGCTCTAAATGGTGATTTTGCAAAGGTGAGTGCCAGTGATTTCGATGCTTTGTTGTTACCTGGAGGTCGAGCGCCAGAATATTTACGTTTAAACCCGTTAGTGCTGAATTTAGTGAAAGCGTTTTCGGTGCAAGATAAACCCATGGCGGCTATTTGCCATGGTGCGCAGTTGCTGACGGCGGCAGATGTTGTACGTGGTAAAAAGGTTTCAGCCTACCCAGCATGTGCTCCTGAAGTGAGTCAAGCGGGCGCTGAATATTGCGAGATTGCAGTAACGGCAGCGATTACCGATGGCAAGCTTGTCACCGCACCTGCTTGGCCTGCGCATCCTGCATGGCTCGCACAATTTAATAAGTTGCTTAGTGTGTAA
- a CDS encoding OmcA/MtrC family decaheme c-type cytochrome, protein MMKTNTRSQWIAFTPIAMAVCLMTACSDGDDGKEGPPGTVGITIEQANSLKATIENVTIDSKTQVQVDFFLSNANGIAVTGLENLKDLDTLGVGIAKLAPPQAHYQAKTAISTEATSTTDPALQWTSYINKLVEPATNAQVTAATQWQAGIETSCKSDCLTSLGNGQYRYTFSQPLTSYPQFSGLDTQYAPERTHRIYLELKPLATSPIETHLINTVYDFVPATGQAAKADEGRVVIAPEQACFRCHNDDLANADTRLLMHGSKRFAYEGCVMCHTSYSGDPETANSLDMATLTHQIHQAKYQVVGYKGQLYDFSNVTYPGDMKQCQQCHIPGATAQTDNYNIPSKTACLDCHKGQIPADWNGTVAGLFHNREIFANAWALSCSGCHPDSNNPQGVGLFHNAKTKTAAKLASDYQVKLLSSKINTDAQSLEVTLQVQQLDQLPATQPMIKSFWLIATGQADSTNLPVNNGQRKVWNLLANDPNVSLSIMGANQLKVTVTQLSTADFGHLTQSKLYSKLVLCADKNTGYAVNCDIANQDVSLSAINSLTLSGDAVTTKAKADENACRQCHDKGLEDRVLSAHQLGSMFEPNSQCGTCHAPQTSTALTDGQCRSCHNSETVMYLNANLMHTPGSDQIKPYRTLNNTLSYREMVHSLHAGTRTVEGFGKPRPELTYPNSKNGCSSCHSKGQLDLSGLNEQQSLLVATPGATNKGQIAEYSPTLATCSACHTKLDSLAVHARGFGGVYQSDASGGRIYQPGQESCAVCHAEGRSSGVDKVHK, encoded by the coding sequence ATGATGAAAACGAATACCCGTTCTCAGTGGATAGCGTTTACGCCGATCGCAATGGCAGTCTGTCTAATGACAGCCTGCTCCGATGGTGATGATGGTAAAGAAGGCCCACCAGGTACAGTGGGCATTACCATTGAACAAGCTAACTCCCTTAAAGCAACGATTGAAAATGTAACAATCGATAGCAAAACCCAAGTTCAAGTTGATTTCTTCTTGAGCAATGCCAATGGTATTGCCGTTACAGGCTTAGAAAACCTTAAAGATCTCGATACCTTAGGTGTAGGCATTGCTAAGCTGGCGCCTCCACAGGCTCACTATCAAGCCAAAACAGCCATAAGCACAGAGGCTACGAGCACGACAGATCCTGCACTGCAGTGGACAAGTTACATCAATAAACTGGTAGAACCCGCTACAAATGCTCAAGTAACGGCTGCGACACAATGGCAAGCAGGTATTGAAACGAGCTGTAAAAGTGACTGTTTAACCTCATTGGGTAACGGTCAATACCGTTACACTTTCAGTCAACCTCTAACGAGCTACCCTCAATTTTCAGGGTTAGATACTCAATATGCACCCGAACGCACCCATAGGATCTATCTTGAGTTAAAACCGCTTGCAACTAGCCCTATCGAAACTCACTTAATCAATACGGTATATGACTTTGTTCCGGCAACAGGACAAGCTGCAAAGGCAGATGAAGGACGAGTAGTTATCGCACCTGAACAAGCTTGTTTTCGCTGCCATAATGATGACCTAGCCAATGCGGATACCCGCTTGTTAATGCATGGAAGTAAGCGATTTGCCTATGAAGGCTGCGTTATGTGCCACACAAGCTATTCGGGCGATCCAGAAACCGCTAATAGTCTGGATATGGCAACGCTAACGCATCAGATCCATCAGGCAAAATATCAAGTGGTGGGTTATAAGGGACAGTTATATGACTTCTCAAATGTTACCTACCCAGGTGATATGAAACAGTGTCAGCAGTGCCATATTCCCGGTGCGACTGCCCAAACTGATAATTACAATATTCCGAGTAAAACAGCCTGTCTTGACTGCCATAAAGGGCAAATTCCCGCCGACTGGAATGGTACTGTTGCAGGCCTGTTCCACAATCGGGAAATTTTTGCAAACGCATGGGCATTGAGTTGCAGTGGTTGCCATCCTGATAGTAACAACCCTCAAGGTGTTGGCTTATTCCATAACGCGAAGACCAAGACTGCAGCAAAATTAGCAAGTGATTATCAAGTAAAACTATTGAGTTCAAAGATAAATACTGATGCTCAATCCCTTGAAGTCACATTGCAAGTGCAGCAACTGGATCAACTGCCTGCCACTCAGCCTATGATAAAATCCTTCTGGTTGATTGCGACAGGTCAAGCCGATAGCACCAATCTACCGGTAAACAACGGACAACGTAAAGTATGGAATCTGTTGGCAAATGACCCAAATGTTTCATTAAGCATCATGGGAGCCAATCAACTGAAAGTGACCGTTACTCAGCTTTCAACTGCAGATTTTGGTCATTTAACCCAATCCAAGCTCTACAGTAAGCTAGTGCTTTGTGCTGATAAAAATACCGGATATGCCGTTAATTGCGATATAGCTAATCAGGATGTCAGTCTCAGTGCTATTAACTCGCTGACATTGTCGGGTGATGCGGTTACCACTAAAGCCAAAGCTGACGAAAACGCTTGTCGCCAATGCCATGACAAAGGCTTAGAGGATAGAGTGCTTTCCGCACATCAGTTAGGCAGTATGTTTGAGCCTAATAGCCAATGTGGTACATGTCATGCGCCTCAAACATCAACCGCATTAACCGATGGACAATGCCGTAGTTGCCATAATAGTGAGACAGTGATGTATCTCAATGCCAACTTAATGCATACCCCAGGATCGGATCAAATCAAGCCGTATAGAACGCTTAATAACACCTTAAGCTATAGAGAAATGGTGCACTCACTGCATGCAGGGACTCGGACTGTTGAAGGTTTTGGTAAACCACGTCCAGAACTGACCTATCCCAATTCTAAAAATGGTTGCAGCTCATGTCATAGTAAAGGTCAATTAGATCTTAGCGGACTGAATGAGCAACAATCACTCTTAGTTGCCACGCCAGGTGCCACTAACAAAGGGCAAATTGCAGAATACTCACCCACGTTAGCAACCTGTAGTGCATGTCATACTAAACTTGATAGTTTAGCCGTCCATGCACGAGGCTTTGGTGGTGTTTATCAAAGTGATGCCAGCGGTGGTCGAATTTATCAGCCAGGACAAGAATCATGCGCAGTTTGTCATGCCGAAGGCCGATCTTCTGGTGTTGATAAGGTACACAAGTAA
- a CDS encoding DUF2913 family protein, with amino-acid sequence MNSQTYNQAVLELALAGIADLATSAQTKKAQRTAAQESHFLCNWMVESLKEKRFSKLVADDLTTWIRLARSQGAGAELKRLLERIVFQYQSVEKNEPTLGIALNAMIDELKQDNWLVFTDTEISAKLKLDGDGQSSLVIDAKEFNQHIKDNQLIKPINLYVRADEQALTRIALSHGLLLSQGNKKTSLIKHHKTYQIYPNNQLPALCQLLN; translated from the coding sequence ATGAATTCTCAAACCTATAATCAAGCTGTGCTCGAACTCGCCCTTGCAGGTATTGCCGATTTAGCCACATCAGCGCAAACCAAAAAAGCACAACGCACAGCCGCACAGGAAAGCCATTTTTTGTGTAATTGGATGGTCGAGTCCTTAAAGGAAAAACGCTTTTCTAAACTGGTTGCTGATGACCTCACAACATGGATACGCTTGGCTCGCAGCCAAGGTGCGGGCGCCGAACTCAAGCGTTTACTAGAAAGAATAGTATTTCAATATCAATCGGTTGAAAAAAATGAACCTACTTTAGGCATCGCATTAAACGCAATGATAGATGAACTTAAACAGGACAATTGGCTGGTATTTACTGATACTGAAATCAGTGCCAAGCTAAAACTCGATGGTGATGGTCAATCTAGCTTAGTCATTGATGCCAAAGAGTTTAATCAACATATCAAGGATAATCAGCTTATTAAACCAATCAACTTATATGTCCGCGCCGATGAACAGGCCCTCACCCGTATCGCTTTATCCCATGGATTATTGCTTAGCCAAGGCAATAAGAAAACCAGCTTGATTAAGCACCACAAAACCTATCAAATTTATCCTAATAATCAGCTGCCAGCATTGTGCCAACTATTAAATTAA
- a CDS encoding 4Fe-4S dicluster domain-containing protein, translated as MITRRGMLKGSMGVAVGTVYSGTLVSFLTGCGSDSNSQEKVEVMPGGLMVVNPTVCVSCRRCEIACGWNHEGDSSPTLARVKVEKNMNYGPHGVQFDYEIQRGECGDRTVVPSTCRHCEVCTEVCPQQAISTNQQTGAKVIDEERCVGCGYCADKCPQQVIKVVRSKMKAVKCDLCNGKPACAQVCPTGAIKFYNWEEAEAALEQYEKYTGLVS; from the coding sequence ATGATTACCAGAAGAGGAATGCTTAAAGGCAGTATGGGCGTTGCTGTCGGTACAGTCTATAGCGGAACATTGGTGAGTTTTCTTACCGGTTGTGGCAGTGACAGTAATAGCCAAGAAAAAGTAGAAGTCATGCCAGGTGGACTCATGGTGGTAAACCCTACAGTTTGTGTGAGTTGTAGACGCTGTGAAATAGCCTGTGGTTGGAACCATGAAGGGGATAGCAGTCCCACACTCGCTCGTGTCAAAGTAGAAAAAAATATGAACTATGGTCCACATGGCGTGCAATTTGACTATGAAATACAGCGAGGTGAATGCGGTGACAGAACCGTTGTGCCTTCAACTTGTCGTCACTGTGAAGTGTGTACTGAAGTGTGCCCGCAGCAAGCTATCTCAACAAATCAACAAACTGGCGCCAAAGTCATTGATGAAGAGCGTTGCGTTGGATGTGGTTATTGTGCAGATAAGTGCCCTCAGCAAGTCATTAAAGTTGTTCGCAGCAAAATGAAAGCAGTGAAATGTGATTTATGTAACGGTAAACCTGCATGCGCGCAAGTTTGTCCTACAGGTGCAATTAAATTTTATAACTGGGAAGAGGCTGAAGCTGCATTAGAACAATATGAAAAATATACCGGCTTAGTTTCTTAA
- a CDS encoding ribbon-helix-helix domain-containing protein translates to MCEIYSGAEPELFALKTRSIRIDGVVTSVRLEAIFWQIIEDIADDAELSVAVFLTRIYREVLARHGRVANFASLLRVACTTYLNEGKRLVLKPKMVSSANKPSNT, encoded by the coding sequence GTGTGTGAAATTTATTCTGGCGCCGAACCCGAACTGTTCGCGCTTAAAACCCGCTCAATTCGAATTGATGGCGTCGTCACCAGTGTGCGTCTTGAGGCCATTTTCTGGCAAATAATCGAAGATATTGCCGATGACGCCGAACTCAGTGTTGCCGTCTTTTTAACCCGTATCTATCGAGAGGTGTTAGCTCGTCATGGGCGAGTCGCTAATTTTGCCTCTTTGCTGAGAGTGGCGTGTACCACTTACTTAAATGAGGGAAAACGATTAGTGTTGAAGCCTAAAATGGTCAGTTCAGCCAACAAACCGAGCAATACTTAG